CTCCTACGGGGAGGTGGTCGGTCCTACAGCGAAGACCGCTGGTATGCGGTGTTCCGGGACGAACCGGGAATTCCGCAGCGTCCGCTGAGGACTACTTCTTGCCCGGCTTCTTCTTACCGGCGATGGCGCGACGCGGGCCCTTGCGGGTACGAGCGTTCGTGCTGGTGCGCTGACCGTGGACGGGCAGGCCACGACGGTGGCGAATCCCCTGGTAGCAGTTGATCTCGATCTTGCGGCGAATATCGCCCTGGATCTCGCGACGGAGGTCGCCCTCGGTCTTCAGGTTGGCGTCCACGTACTCGCGGATCTTGACCAGCTCCTCCTCGGAGAGGTCGCGAACGCGGGTGTTCGGGTTCACACCGGTCTCGGCCAGCGTCTGCTGGGAAAGGGTCCGGCCGATGCCGAACACGTAGGTCAGGGCGACCTCCACACGCTTTTCGCGCGGGATGTCAACACCGGAAACGCGTGCCATTCAATGGCTCCAGTTGTCGTTCGGAGGTCTTCCGCAGAACCGATTCCCAGCCGCCGTACGAGGTACGTTCTGGGTCCCCGGCCTCCGACCGGGGGTATCGGGCGATCATTCGCCCGGGTTCTGCGTATGAACATGTATTGCTTGCGTCGCGCGAAGTTCTGCGGATGCAGAGGTTCGGTCGTGCGTCAGCCCTGGCGCTGCTTGTGGCGCGGGTTATCGCAGATGACCATGACCCGACCGTGACGGCGGATCACCCTGCACTTGTCGCAGATCTTCTTGACGCTCGGCTTGACCTTCATTAGGTGAGGTTCTCCGGGTCAGTGCCACCCCCCGCGTCCCGGAACCGGGAGCACGGAGTAAAGGCAAGATCTACTTGTAGCGGTAGACGATCCGGCCACGCGTCAGGTCGTACGGAGACAGCTCCACCACGACCCGGTCGTCAGGGAGGATGCGGATGTAGTGCATACGCATCTTGCCACTGATGTGTGCCAGGACCTGGTGGCCGTTCTGGAGCTCGACCTTGAACATGGCGTTCGGCAGAGACTCGACGACAGTGCCCTCGATCTCGATGGCACCTTGCTTCTTGGCCACGCTTTGCCCTTCGAATCGACTACCTTGATCGACTCCGTACGAGCGCATGCAGGCATGCGGGTGCACGAGAGCCGACGAGTCAGTCTACGTCAGGGCCCTCGGAAAGACGAATCGAGAGAGAATGCCCTGCTCTGCAGATCATTAAGCCAGCGGGTCCGGAGCCGCGGTAATCCCGTACGCGGCCAGCTTGGCCTTGCCGCCATCGGGAGCCGTCAGCACCAGGGGCCCGTCCTCCGTCAGGGCGACGGAGTGCTCCCAGTGCGAGGACCACGTGCCGTCGATCGTCACAACGGTCCAGTCGTCCTGGAGGACCTCGGTCTTCGGTGTGCCCAAGGACACCATCGGCTCGATGGCGAGGCAGAACCCGGGGACCAGCTTCGGCCCCTTGCCCCGCTTCCGCTCGACGTAGTTCAGCAGGTGCGGGTCCATGTGCATCTCGGTCCCGATGCCGTGGCCGCCGTAGTCCTCGATGATCCCGTACCGCCCGCCGCCGACCTTCGGCTGCCGACGGATGTAGGTCTCAATGGCGCGCGACACATCCACGAGCCGATTTCCCTGCTTCATAGCGGCGATACCGGCCCACATCGACTCCTCGGTCACCCGGGACAGCTCAACGAGCTCCGGAGCGTGACCGCCGCCCACGAACGCGGTGTACGCGGCGTCCCCATGCCAGCCGTCCACGATCGCACCGGCATCGATCGAGATGATGTCCCCGTCCTTCAGAACGGTCTTCTCATCCGGAATCCCGTGGACAACAACCTCGTTCGCCGAGGTGCAGATCGTGGCGGGGAACCCCCCGTACCCGAGGAAGTTCGGCTTCGCCCCGTGCTCGGCGAGCACCTTCCGCGCGACCTCGTCGAGATCCTTGGTGCTGGCACCGGGCACGGCGGCCTCACGCGTGGCCGCATGAATGGCGGCGACGACCAGCCCCGCCTCACGCATCTTGGCGATCTGCTCGCGGGTCTTGATCTGCACCATGGAACTGCGGCCTTTCTGGACCGGGAGACGAAGGACAACGTCAACGATACGGGGACCGACCCGCCTCCACGTACGCCAGCACAACCCGCAGCCCCCGACCCACCGCAGGCAGGACGCCTTTCGCCCCCGCCGCCCCTACCCTCCCCCACTCTCGGCTTCTCCCCCAGTGCCTTAAGGGCCTGGGAGGTACCCCCAAGCGGGGGGACCCCCATCGTCCCTGGGGGCTGCCGCCCCCAGACCACCGCATCGGCCTGAACGGCCTCGTCCTCAAACGCCGGACGGGCTAAAAGATCTCCAGCGCCGGACGGGCTGGGGGTGGTGCACCCGCAGTCGCCAGCGCACGGAAGGGGCCGTGCCGTGCCGGTACATCACATGCCCGTCGCCTACGCCCGGATCTGGAAACGTCTCCCTACAGGCCAACGTCTGATCCACCGGCGACGGGCGGATGTACCGGCACGGCACGGCCCCGACCCACCACCCACCCCCGGAATGCGGACCGGCACCGCCTACGACGTAGACGGTGCCGGTCCGACGCGCCAAAACGCGCCCCCGCAAGAAAAAATCACGCGTCGCGCGACAACGCCTCCATCGCCCGCCCCGTAACCTCAGACACCTGACCAAGCGCAGAGATCGTCACGACAAGCCCCTGAGCCTTGTAGTAGTCGATGATCGGCTCGGTCTGCGTGTGGTACACCTCAAGGCGCTTACGGACGGTCTCCTCGGAGTCGTCATCCCGCTGGTACAGCTCGCCACCGCAGACGTCACAAACGCCTTCCCGCTTCGGCTGCTTGTACGCGACATGGAAGACATGCGCCGAGTCGTTACGGCAGATCCGGCGGCCGGCGATGCGCTTGACCACTTCGTCCTCGGGAACCTCCAGGTCGAGCACCGCGTCCAGCTTCATGCTCTCGACCTTGAGCATCTCGTCCAGCGCCTCGGCCTGCGACACATTGCGCGGGAAGCCGTCGAGCAGGAAGCCGTTCTCCGCGTCGGGCTGCTCCATGCGGTCCTTGGCCATCGCGATGGTGACCTCGTCCGGAACCAGCTCGCCCTTGTCCATGAAGGACTTCGCCAGTTTGCCGAGCTCCGTCTGCTGGCTGATGTTGGCGCGGAACAGGTCGCCCGTGGAGATGTGCGGGATCGACAGGTTCTTGGCGAGGAACGCAGCCTGCGTTCCCTTGCCGGCACCGGGCGGCCCGACGAGGACGATTCGCATCAGCGGAGGAACCCTTCGTAATTGCGCTGCTGGAGCTGGCTCTCGATCTGCTTCACCGTCTCCAGACCAACACCCACGATGATCAGGATGCTGGTGCCACCGAACGGGAAGTTCTGGTTTGCCCCGAAACCAACCAACGCCATCGTTGGCACAAGAGCGATCAGACCCAGATACAGCGAACCCGGCCAGGTGATCCGGTTGAGCACGTAGCTCAGGTACTCAGCGGTCGGTCGGCCAGCCCGGATGCCCGGGATGAAGCCACCATACTTCTTCATGTTGTCCGCGACTTCCTCGGGGTTGAACGAGATAGCCACGTAGAAGAACGCGAAGAAAACGATCAGCACGAAGTACACGCTGATGTAAATGGGGTGATCACCCTTGGTCAGGTTCTGCGTGATCCAGGTCTTCCAGGCGGAGTCACCGCTGGAGAACTGGGCGACCAGCGCCGGGATGTAGAGCAGCGACGAGGCGAAGATCACAGGGATGATGCCCGCCTGGTTGACCTTCAGCGGGATGTACGTCGACGTACCGCCGTACGACCGGCGGCCGATCATGCGCTTCGCGTACTGGACCGGGATGCGGCGCTGGGCCTGCTCGACGAAGACCACCAGACCGACCATGACCAGACCGACGGCGATGACGGTGCCGAACTCGATCCAGCCGTCGGCCAGGGAGCCCTGCTCCTTGATGGCCCACAGCGCGGACGGGAAGGTCGCGGCGATCGAGATGAACATCAGGATCGACATGCCGTTGCCGATGCCGCGGTCGGTGATGAGCTCACCGAGCCACATGACGACGGCCGTACCGGCGGTCATGGTGACGACCATCGTGATGGTGACGAAGATCGACTGGTCGGGCACGATCTCGGTGGCCACCTGGCAGCCGCTGAACAGGGCGCCGCTGCGCGCGGTCGCGACGAGACCCGTGCCCTGGAGGATGGCGAGGGCCACCGTCAGGTAACGGGTGTACTGCGTGATCTTCGCGGTGCCGGCCTGGCCCTCCTTCTTGAGGGCTTCGAGGCGTGGGATCACCACCGTCAGCAGCTGCAGAATGATGCTCGCCGTGATGTAGGGCATGATGCCGAGCGCGAAGATCGTGATCTGCAGCAGCGCGCCACCACTGAACATGTTGACCAGACCGAACAGACCCTGGTTGCCCTTGGCGATGTCGATACAGGTCTGCACGTTCCGGTAGTCGACGCCGGGGATCGGAATGTGGGTACCGACCCGGTAGACCACGATGATGCCGAGCGTGAAGAGCAGCTTCTTGCGCAGGTCGGGCGTCTTGAACGCCCGGGCGAACGCGGTGAGCACGGTGCCTCCTGCGACCCCCGCGCAACTGCGTCAGAGGTGACGGTCTTGAGGTTCGACGGATAACTGACAGCTATCCAACAGTCAAAGACCGTCCGGAGTTCCCTGAGGCCCACCGGACGACCACGGGGCGCGAGCCCCATATATCTCTAGTACTGCGGACAGTGCAGGCCACCTTACCGGCGACACTGCCCACCTTGGAACGACCAACCGGGGATGCCCCTTTTGTGGGGCATCCCCGGTCGGGATCGCTCAAGTCATCGAGACGCCTGGTGAAATCAGACGAGCTCGGTGACGGTACCGCCGGCGGCGGTGATCTTCTCCTTGGCGGAGCCGGAGACGGCGTCGACCGTCACCTGCAGCGCCACGGAGATCTCGCCCTGGCCGAGGACCTTGACGAGGCTGTTCTTGCGAACGGCACCCTTGGCGACGAGCCCCTCGACGGTGACCTCGCCACCCTCCGGGTACAGCGCGGCCAGCTTGTCGAGGTTCACGACCTGGAACTCGGTCTTGAACGGGTTCTTGAAGCCCTTCAGCTTCGGGAGACGCATGTGGAGGGGCATCTGCCCACCCTCGAAGCGCTCCGGAACCTGGTAGCGGGCCTTCGTGCCCTTGGTACCACGACCGGCCGTCTTACCCTTCGACGCCTCACCACGACCCACACGGGTCTTGGCGGTCTTGGCGCCCGGGGCGGGACGGAGGTTGTGGATCTTCAGCGGGTTGTTCTCCGCCATGATCAGTCGACCTCCTCGACCGTCACGAGGTGGCGGACGGTGTGCACCATGCCGCGGAACTCGGGGCGGTCCTCCTTGACGACCACGTCGTTGACCCGCTTGAGGCCAAGCGAACGCAGGGTGTCACGGTGGTTCTGCTTGCTGCCGATGTACGACTTGACCTGCGTGATCTTGAGCTGAGCCATTACGCACCAGCCCCGGCACGCGCACGCAGCAGAGCCGCGGGGGCGACGTCCTCGAGCGGCAGACCGCGGCGGGCCGCGATCTCCTCGGGACGCTGCAGGCCCTTGAGGGCCTCCACGGTCGCGTGCACGATGTTGATCGCGTTGTCGGAGCCCAGGGACTTCGACAGGATGTCGTGAACGCCCGCGCACTCGAGCACGGCACGCACCGGGCCACCGGCGATAACACCGGTACCGGGGGAAGCCGGCTTGAGCAGGACGACGCCCGCGGCCTTCTCACCCTGGATGGGGTGAGGGATGGTGCCCTGGATACGGGGGACCTTGAAGAAGTGCTTCTTGGCCTCCTCAACACCCTTGGCGATGGCGGCCGGCACCTCCTTGGCCTTGCCGTAACCGACACCCACGGTGCCGTCACCGTCGCCCACTACGACGAGCGCAGTGAAGCTGAAGCGACGACCACCCTTCACAACCTTGGCGACGCGGTTGATCGCGACAACGCGCTCAACGTACGCGGTCTTCTCGGCGGCAGCTGCGCCGCCGTCACGGCCCTTCCGGTCCCGCCGCTCGCCGCCACCGGCACCGCCACCGCGGCGCTGGGGTCCAGCCATTGGAATTACCTCTCTCTGTTTCCGCTAGCTACGGAACCGACTCAGAACTTGAGTCCGGCTTCGCGGGCGGCGTCCGCCAGGGCGGCGATGCGCCCGGCGTACTGGTTTCCACCACGGTCGAATACGACAGCCTCGACACCGGCAGCCTTGGCGCGCTCGGCAACCAGGGCGCCGACCGACTTCGCCTGCGCGGACTTGTCGCCCTCGCCACCGCGGATCGTGGTGTCCAGGGTCGACGCCGACGCCAGGGTGTGACCCTTGATGTCGTCGATGACCTGGGCCACGATGTGGCGGTTCGAACGCGTCACGACCAGGCGCGGACGCTCAGCCGTACCCGAGATGTGCTTACGGATCCGGATGTGACGACGCTTGATGGCAGCACGCTTGTAAGCGTCGCCCTTAGCAATCTTGACACCGTATGCCATGGCTTACTTACCCGCCTTTCCGACCTTGCGGCGGATGACTTCGCCTTCGTACTTGACGCCCTTGGCCTTGTACGGGTCGGGCTTGCGCAGCTTGCGGATGTTGGCCGCAACCTCGCCGACCTTCTGCTTGTCGATGCCCTCGACCGAGAACCGCGTCGGGTTCTCGACCTTGAAGGAGATCCCCTCGGGGGCCTCGACAGTGATCGAGTGGCTGTAGCCGAGCGAGAACTCCAGGTTGGAGCCCTTCGCCAGGACGCGGTAACCGACACCGCTGATCTCGAGCTTCTTCACGTAACCCTGGGTCACGCCGGTGATCATGTTCGCCACCAGCGTGCGGGACAGGCCGTGGAGGGCCTTGTTCTGACGCTCGTCGTTCGGGCGGGTGACGTTCAGCACGCCGTCCTCGCCCTTAGCGATCTCGATCGGCGCCGCGATGGTGTGGGAGAGGGTGCCCTTGGGGCCCTTCACCTGGACCGTACGGCCGTCGATGGTGACGTCCACGCCGGCGGGAACCGTGATGGGGAGCTTGCCAATACGCGACATAGCTGTTTCCTCCGTTCCCTTCCGTTACCAGACGTAGGCGAGAACTTCTCCGCCTACGCCCTTCTTGCCGGCCTGCTTGTCGGTGAGGAGCCCGTGGGACGTGGAGATGATCGCCACGCCGAGGCCGCCGAGCACCTTCGGCAGGTTGGTGGACTTCGCGTAAACCCGGAGACCGGGCTTGGAGATCCGCTTGATGCCCGCGATGGAGCGCTCACGGTTCGGGCCGAACTTCAGCTCGAGGACGAGGTTCTTGCCGACCTCGGCGTCCTCGACCTTCCAGCCCGTGATGAAGCCCTCCTGCTGGAGGATCTCCGCGATGTGCGACTTGATCTTGCTGTGCGGCATCGACACCGAGTCGTGGTATGCCGAGTTCGCGTTACGCAGACGCGTAAGCATGTCTGCGATCGGATCAGTCATGGTCATGAATTGGCCTTCGGCCTCTCTCGCCGGGGTTTCCTGTATGCGCCATCCCTCTCCCCACTCATGGGCGGGACGGGTGCGGCGCGGGGACCTACGGCGTAGTAAGTCGTACGGGCGTCCAGGCGCCCAACCCTCCCAGCCTAAGCCATGGAGGGGTGGGCACCTGACCGAGCCCTTTACTTACCGAGAGCTTCCGGAACCCCGAAGTACGGGATTACCAGGAGCTCTTGGTCACGCCCGGCAGCTCGCCACGGTGAGCCATCTCACGAAGGCACACGCGGCACAGGCCGAACTTGCGGTACACGGAGTGCGGACGGCCGCAGCGCTGGCAGCGGGTGTACGCACGCACACCGAACTTGGGCTTACGAGCAGCCTTGGCAACAAGAGCCTTCTTCGCCATCTCGCTTACGCCTCCTTGAACGGGAAGCCGAGGTGACGGAGAAGGGCACGGCCTTCAGCGTCGTTGGTCGCCGTGGTGACCACGGTGATGTCCATACCCCGGACGCGGTCGATCTTGTCCTGGTCGATCTCGTGGAACATGACCTGCTCCGTGAGACCGAAGGTGTAGTTGCCACGGCCGTCGAACTGCTTGGGAGACAGGCCGCGGAAGTCGCGGATGCGCGGGAGCGCGAGCGACAGGGTGCGGTCCAGGAACTCCCACATGCGGTCGCCACGGAGCGTGACGTGGGCACCGATCGGCTGACCCTCACGCAGCTTGAACTGCGCGATGGACTTGCGGGCCTTGGTGACGGCCGGCTTCTGACCGGTGATCGTGGTGAGGTCGCGGATGGCGCCCTCGATCAGCTTGGAGTCGCGGGCGGCGTCGCCCACACCCATGTTGACCACGATCTTGACGAGGCCGGGGATCTGCATGACGTTCTCGTAGGAGAACTCTTCACGCAGCTTGCCCGCGATCTCCTCGCGGTACTTCGTCTTCAGACGCGGAGTGGTGGTGGTCGCCATCAGATGTCCTCACCCGTCCGCTTGGCAACGCGGATCTTGTTGCCCTCGTCGTCGAAGCGGTAACCGACACGCGTGACGACCTTGTTGCCGTCCTTCTCCACGACGAGCTGAACGTTGCTCACGTGAATCGGGGCCTCGGTGGTCACGATGCCGCCGGCCTGCGAACCGCGGGCGGTGGGGCCGGCCTTGGTGTGCTTCTTGACCCGGTTGACACCCTCGACCAGGACGCGCTCGTCGCGCGGGTAAGCGGCAATGACCTTGCCCTGCTTGCCCTTGTCCTTACCGGTGATGACCTGGACCAGGTCGCCCTTCTTGATCTTCATGCTTACAGCACCTCCGGCGCGAGCGAGATGATCTTCATGAACTTCTTCTCGCGCAGCTCACGGCCGACGGGGCCGAAGATACGGGTGCCGCGAGGGTCGCCGTCGTTCTTCAGAATGACGGCGGCGTTCTCGTCGAAGCGGATGTACGAGCCGTCCGGACGGCGGCGCTCCTTGACGGTGCGAACGATGACGGCCTTGACGACGTCACCCTTCTTCACGTTGCCACCGGGGATCGCGTCCTTGACGGTGGCGACGATGACGTCACCGATGCCCGCGTAGCGGCGACCGGAGCCACCGAGCACACGGATGCAAAGGATTTCCTTCGCACCAGTGTTGTCGGCGACACGCAGTCGCGACTCCTGCTGGATCACGTCTATCTCCTGATTGTCTGCCGGTTCCCGGGGCGGGGCCGTCCTTTACGACGACCCCGCCCCGAGCCTGGCGGAACGAACCTGAGGGATACCCCTCAGGCTGTGTCTTTGGAATCCCCTTGCGGGAATTTCCTTACTTGGCCTTCTCGAGGATCTCGACGATGCGCCAGCGCTTCGTCGAGGACAGCGGCCGGGTCTCCATCAGGAGGACGCGGTCGCCGACACCGGCGGCGTTCTGCTCGTCGTGGGCCTTGAGCTTGCTCGTACGGCGGATGACCTTGCCGTACAGGGCGTGCTTCACGCGGTCCTCGACGGCGACGACGACGGTCTTGTCCATCTTGTCGCTGACGACCAGACCCTCGCGGGTCTTGCGGAATCCGCGCGCCTCGGTCTTCTGCTCAGTCACGTTGCTCTCGCTCATCAGGCGCTCTCCACCGTCTCGATGCCCAGCTCGCGCTCACGCATCAGGGTGTAGATCCGCGCGATGTCCTTACGGACGGCCTTGAGCCGACCGTGGTTCTCGAGCTGACCGGTCGCCGCCTGGAAGCGGAGGTTGAACAGCTCTTCCTTGGCTTCGCGGAGCTTCGCGAGAAGCTCCTCGTCACCCAGTTCGCGCAGCTCGGACGCCTTGGTACCGGCCGACATCACGCTTCACCTGCCTCGCGCTTGACGATCCGGCACTTCATCGGCAGCTTGTGGGCTGCGCGAGTCAGGGCCTCACGGGCGATCTTCTCGTTGGGGTAGGACAGCTCGAACATGACCCGGCCCGGGTGCACGTTCGCGACCCACCACTCGGGGGAGCCCTTACCGGAACCCATGCGGGTCTCGGCGGGCTTCTTGGTCAGCGGGCGGTCCGGGTAGATGTTGATCCAGACCTTGCCGCCACGCTTGATGTGGCGGGTCATCGCGATACGAGCGGCCTCGATCTGACGGTTCGTCACGTACGCCGGCGTGAGGGCCTGAATGCCGTACTCGCCGAACGAAACCTGCGTACCGCCCTTGGCCTGACCACGGCGCTTGGGGTGGTGCTGCTTGCGGTGCTTGACCCTACGGGGGATCAGCATGTCGGTCAGGCCTCCGTTCCGGTGCTCTCAGCCGGAGCGGCGGCAGCGGCCTCGGCCTTGGGGGCCTCGGCAGCCGGAGCCTGCTGCGGCTTACGACCGCGACCGCCACGCTCGCCACCGCGGCCACCACGGCCGGCCGGGCGGTCAGCACCGCCACGGGCCGGACGGTTGCCGGCGCGGGCAGCGGCGTTCTCGGCGCGGACCTCGGCGATGTTCTTGACGTCGCCCTTGTAGATCCAGACCTTCACACCGATACGGCCGAAGGTCGTCTTGGCCTCGAAGAAGCCGTAGTCGACGTTCGCGCGGAGCGTGTGCAGGGGCACACGGCCCTCGCGGTAGAACTCCGAGCGGGACATCTCGGCGCCGCCGAGACGGCCACCGCACTGGATCTTGATGCCCTTGGCGCCCGCCTTCATCGCCGACTGCATGCTCTTACGCATGGCGCGGCGGAAGGAGACGCGGGAGGACAGCTGCTCGGCAACGGCCTGAGCAACCAGCTGAGCGTCGGTCTCGGGGTTCTTGACCTCGAGGATGTTCAGCTGGACCTGCTTGCCCGTGAGCTTCTCGAGGTCGCCGCGGATGCGGTCGGCCTCGGCGCCACGGCGGCCGATGACGATGCCGGGACGCGCGGTGTGGATGTCCACCCGCACGCGGTCACGGGTGCGCTCGATCTCAACCTTCGAGATACCGGCGCGCTCCATGCCGGACGTCATCATCCGACGGATGGCGACGTCTTCCTTGACGTAGTCCTTGTACAGCTTGTCGGCGTACCACCGGGACTTGAAGTCCGTGGTGACACCGAGCCGGAACCCATGCGGGTTAACCTTCTGGCCCATTACCGGGTTCCTTCCTTGCTGCTGACGACCACGGTGATGTGGCTGGTCCGCTTGCGGATCCGGTAGGCGCGGCCCTGGGCACGCGGACGGAACCGCTTCAGGGTCGGGCCCTCGTCGACGTACGCCTCGGAGATGAAGAGGCTGTCGGCGTCGGTGTGGTCGTAGTTGTGCGCGGCGTTGGCAATGGCGCTGTCCAGCACCTTGCCGACCGGCACGCTCGCGGCCTGCGGGGCGAAACGCAGGACCGCCTGAGCCTCCGTGGCATCCATGCCACGGATAAGGTCCACCACGCGGCGGGCCTTCATGGGCGTAACGCGGATGTACCGCGCCTGGGCCCTGGCTTCCATGGTTGTCCTTCCAGTGTCTGTCATGGTCATTCCACCCCGCGTTAGCGGCGCTTCGACTTCCGGTCGTCCTTGACGTGACCCCGGAAGGTGCGCGTCGGCGAGAACTCGCCGAGCTTGTGGCCGACCATCGACTCGGTGACAAACACCGGAATGTGGGTCTTGCCGTTGTGCACCGCGATCGTGTGGCCGAGCATGGCCGGGATGATCATCGAGCGACGGGACCAGGTCTTGATGACGTTCTTGGAACCGGCTTCGTTCTGGGCGTCCACCTTCTTGATCAGGTGGTCGTCGACGAAGGGCCCCTTC
This genomic interval from Streptomyces dengpaensis contains the following:
- the rpsM gene encoding 30S ribosomal protein S13, producing the protein MARVSGVDIPREKRVEVALTYVFGIGRTLSQQTLAETGVNPNTRVRDLSEEELVKIREYVDANLKTEGDLRREIQGDIRRKIEINCYQGIRHRRGLPVHGQRTSTNARTRKGPRRAIAGKKKPGKK
- the rpmJ gene encoding 50S ribosomal protein L36, which produces MKVKPSVKKICDKCRVIRRHGRVMVICDNPRHKQRQG
- the infA gene encoding translation initiation factor IF-1, whose product is MAKKQGAIEIEGTVVESLPNAMFKVELQNGHQVLAHISGKMRMHYIRILPDDRVVVELSPYDLTRGRIVYRYK
- the map gene encoding type I methionyl aminopeptidase; this encodes MVQIKTREQIAKMREAGLVVAAIHAATREAAVPGASTKDLDEVARKVLAEHGAKPNFLGYGGFPATICTSANEVVVHGIPDEKTVLKDGDIISIDAGAIVDGWHGDAAYTAFVGGGHAPELVELSRVTEESMWAGIAAMKQGNRLVDVSRAIETYIRRQPKVGGGRYGIIEDYGGHGIGTEMHMDPHLLNYVERKRGKGPKLVPGFCLAIEPMVSLGTPKTEVLQDDWTVVTIDGTWSSHWEHSVALTEDGPLVLTAPDGGKAKLAAYGITAAPDPLA
- a CDS encoding adenylate kinase, with protein sequence MRIVLVGPPGAGKGTQAAFLAKNLSIPHISTGDLFRANISQQTELGKLAKSFMDKGELVPDEVTIAMAKDRMEQPDAENGFLLDGFPRNVSQAEALDEMLKVESMKLDAVLDLEVPEDEVVKRIAGRRICRNDSAHVFHVAYKQPKREGVCDVCGGELYQRDDDSEETVRKRLEVYHTQTEPIIDYYKAQGLVVTISALGQVSEVTGRAMEALSRDA
- the secY gene encoding preprotein translocase subunit SecY, giving the protein MLTAFARAFKTPDLRKKLLFTLGIIVVYRVGTHIPIPGVDYRNVQTCIDIAKGNQGLFGLVNMFSGGALLQITIFALGIMPYITASIILQLLTVVIPRLEALKKEGQAGTAKITQYTRYLTVALAILQGTGLVATARSGALFSGCQVATEIVPDQSIFVTITMVVTMTAGTAVVMWLGELITDRGIGNGMSILMFISIAATFPSALWAIKEQGSLADGWIEFGTVIAVGLVMVGLVVFVEQAQRRIPVQYAKRMIGRRSYGGTSTYIPLKVNQAGIIPVIFASSLLYIPALVAQFSSGDSAWKTWITQNLTKGDHPIYISVYFVLIVFFAFFYVAISFNPEEVADNMKKYGGFIPGIRAGRPTAEYLSYVLNRITWPGSLYLGLIALVPTMALVGFGANQNFPFGGTSILIIVGVGLETVKQIESQLQQRNYEGFLR
- the rplO gene encoding 50S ribosomal protein L15, whose amino-acid sequence is MAENNPLKIHNLRPAPGAKTAKTRVGRGEASKGKTAGRGTKGTKARYQVPERFEGGQMPLHMRLPKLKGFKNPFKTEFQVVNLDKLAALYPEGGEVTVEGLVAKGAVRKNSLVKVLGQGEISVALQVTVDAVSGSAKEKITAAGGTVTELV
- the rpmD gene encoding 50S ribosomal protein L30, with product MAQLKITQVKSYIGSKQNHRDTLRSLGLKRVNDVVVKEDRPEFRGMVHTVRHLVTVEEVD
- the rpsE gene encoding 30S ribosomal protein S5; amino-acid sequence: MAGPQRRGGGAGGGERRDRKGRDGGAAAAEKTAYVERVVAINRVAKVVKGGRRFSFTALVVVGDGDGTVGVGYGKAKEVPAAIAKGVEEAKKHFFKVPRIQGTIPHPIQGEKAAGVVLLKPASPGTGVIAGGPVRAVLECAGVHDILSKSLGSDNAINIVHATVEALKGLQRPEEIAARRGLPLEDVAPAALLRARAGAGA
- the rplR gene encoding 50S ribosomal protein L18; the protein is MAYGVKIAKGDAYKRAAIKRRHIRIRKHISGTAERPRLVVTRSNRHIVAQVIDDIKGHTLASASTLDTTIRGGEGDKSAQAKSVGALVAERAKAAGVEAVVFDRGGNQYAGRIAALADAAREAGLKF
- the rplF gene encoding 50S ribosomal protein L6 — translated: MSRIGKLPITVPAGVDVTIDGRTVQVKGPKGTLSHTIAAPIEIAKGEDGVLNVTRPNDERQNKALHGLSRTLVANMITGVTQGYVKKLEISGVGYRVLAKGSNLEFSLGYSHSITVEAPEGISFKVENPTRFSVEGIDKQKVGEVAANIRKLRKPDPYKAKGVKYEGEVIRRKVGKAGK
- the rpsH gene encoding 30S ribosomal protein S8 produces the protein MTMTDPIADMLTRLRNANSAYHDSVSMPHSKIKSHIAEILQQEGFITGWKVEDAEVGKNLVLELKFGPNRERSIAGIKRISKPGLRVYAKSTNLPKVLGGLGVAIISTSHGLLTDKQAGKKGVGGEVLAYVW
- a CDS encoding type Z 30S ribosomal protein S14; translation: MAKKALVAKAARKPKFGVRAYTRCQRCGRPHSVYRKFGLCRVCLREMAHRGELPGVTKSSW
- the rplE gene encoding 50S ribosomal protein L5; its protein translation is MATTTTPRLKTKYREEIAGKLREEFSYENVMQIPGLVKIVVNMGVGDAARDSKLIEGAIRDLTTITGQKPAVTKARKSIAQFKLREGQPIGAHVTLRGDRMWEFLDRTLSLALPRIRDFRGLSPKQFDGRGNYTFGLTEQVMFHEIDQDKIDRVRGMDITVVTTATNDAEGRALLRHLGFPFKEA
- the rplX gene encoding 50S ribosomal protein L24, whose protein sequence is MKIKKGDLVQVITGKDKGKQGKVIAAYPRDERVLVEGVNRVKKHTKAGPTARGSQAGGIVTTEAPIHVSNVQLVVEKDGNKVVTRVGYRFDDEGNKIRVAKRTGEDI
- the rplN gene encoding 50S ribosomal protein L14 yields the protein MIQQESRLRVADNTGAKEILCIRVLGGSGRRYAGIGDVIVATVKDAIPGGNVKKGDVVKAVIVRTVKERRRPDGSYIRFDENAAVILKNDGDPRGTRIFGPVGRELREKKFMKIISLAPEVL
- the rpsQ gene encoding 30S ribosomal protein S17; this translates as MSESNVTEQKTEARGFRKTREGLVVSDKMDKTVVVAVEDRVKHALYGKVIRRTSKLKAHDEQNAAGVGDRVLLMETRPLSSTKRWRIVEILEKAK
- the rpmC gene encoding 50S ribosomal protein L29, whose amino-acid sequence is MSAGTKASELRELGDEELLAKLREAKEELFNLRFQAATGQLENHGRLKAVRKDIARIYTLMRERELGIETVESA
- the rplP gene encoding 50S ribosomal protein L16, which gives rise to MLIPRRVKHRKQHHPKRRGQAKGGTQVSFGEYGIQALTPAYVTNRQIEAARIAMTRHIKRGGKVWINIYPDRPLTKKPAETRMGSGKGSPEWWVANVHPGRVMFELSYPNEKIAREALTRAAHKLPMKCRIVKREAGEA